GTTGTCCCGCAGGGAGGTCAGCGCGATGAGCGGTGGTGACAAGCTCGACTTCGAGATCCGTCCGAATCCCGCGCCGGTATCCGCCGCCGACCGGGCCGCCCTGCTGGTCAATCCCGGGTTCGGCCGGGTCTTCACCGACCACATGGTCACCGTCCGGTACGCCGACGGCAAGGGCTGGTACGACGCCCGGGTGGAGGCGCGCGCGCCGATCCCGATGGACCCGGCCAGCGCGGTGCTGCACTACGCGCAGGAGATCTTCGAGGGGTTGAAGGCGTACCGGACCGCCGTCGGTGGCGTGACGATGTTCCGGCCGGACGCCAACGCCGCCCGGTTCGCCACCTCGGCGCAGCGGATGGCGATGCCGGCGCTACCGCCCGAGGTCTTCGTCGACTCGCTGCACAAGCTCATCGAAGTCGACCGGGACTGGATCCCGACCGGCGAGGACGGCAGCCTCTACCTGCGGCCGTTCATGTATGCCAGCGAGGTCTTCCTCGGCGTCCGCCCGGCCAACGAGTACCTCTACCTGGTGATCGCCTCGCCGGTCGGCGCGTATTTCACCGGCGGGGTCAAGCCGGTCACCGTCTGGGTCTCGCCGGACTACACCCGGGCCGCGCCCGGCGGCACCGGCGCGGCCAAGTGCGGCGGCAACTACGCCGCGTCACTCGCGGCCCAGGCGGAGGCCATCGAGGCCGGCTGCGACCAGGTGGTCTTCCTGGACGCGGTGGAGCGCCGGTTCGTCGACGAGCTGGGCGGCATGAACGTCTTCTTCGTCTACGACGACGACACCGTGGTCACCCCGCCGCTGACCGGCACGATCCTGCCGGGTATCACCCGGGACGCGATCATCACGCTGGCCGGCGCGGCCGGGCACCGGGTCGAGGAGCGGCCGGTCACGTTCGCCGACTGGCAGGCCGACGCGGCCAGCGGCCGGCTCCGCGAGGTCTTCGCCTGCGGCACCGCCGCGGTGATCACCCCGATCGGCGGGGTCCGCTTCCCGGACGGCGAGTTCCTGATCGGCGGCGGTGAGCCCGGCCGGGTCACCATGGCGCTGCGCCAGCAGCTGGTCGACATCCAGCGGGGCAAGGCTGCCGACCCGCAGGGCTGGGTGCACCGGGTCCTCTGACGCCCGCACGCGCCCACGGGTCCGGCTGGACGGGTGGGCGCGGCCGGGTCGACACGGTCGGTTCGGAGGGCGATACCGCACGGGCATCACCATGACCGTGCGGTATCGCCCCCGACGACCGGCGGGCTAGTCGAGCAGGTGGTCGCGGAGGGCGGCGAGCTGCGCCTCGGTGACCCCGGCGTGGCGCAGGTACCCCTCGACCGAGCCGTGCCCCGCGCGCAGCTCGGCCAGGAAGATCTCCATCGCCTCGGCGGGCGAGGCCAGGAACGGTGCCGGCACGTCCACCCTGCCGCTGGTGGTGGCAGCCAGCCAGGCGCTGTACCGGGCCGACGCCTCCGCGCTCAGCGCGTAGTCCGAGACGATGTCGGCGTCGTCGACGCCCAGTACGGCAAGGGTCAGCGCGCAGACGATGCCGGTGCGGTCCTTGCCCGCCACGCAGTGCACCACCACCGGGGCGTTGGCGGAGTCCGCGATCAGCCCCACCGCCTCGGCCAGGCCGGCGGTGCCGGTCTGCGCCAGGTCGGCGTACCGGTCCGCGAGGTAGCGGGCCAGGCTGGCACCCTCCTCGTGCGGCTGTCCGGCCCAGTCCGCGTGCTCCGGGTGGATGTGCCGGTAGGTCAGCCCCGGGTACGCCGGCACCCGGCCGTCCCGGTCCACCTCCTGGGGGCGGCGGAGGTCGATGACGGTGCGGATGCCGATCGCGGCAAACGCGTCCTGGTCCTGCTCGTCGAGGCGGTGCAGCGAGTCGGAGCGGTAGAGCCGGCCCCGGCGCACGGTCCGGTCGTCGTGGCCGGCGTAGCCACCGACGTCGCGGAAGTTGAAGGTCGCGGGCAGCGAGATGTGTCGGTTGTCGTCGATGGCGTCCACGCTGACACGGTAACGGCCGGTGGGGCAGTGCCCCACCGGCCGTCGGGTCCGTTCAGCTACCGTGCGGTGCCGGGCGGGAGTGCGCCGTACGTCTCGTCGTAGTAGCCGCCCAGCCGATCCCGGTAGCTCGGGTCGCTGTGGCTGGTCTCGTCGTACTCCGGGGCGGCCTTGATCTGGTCGC
The nucleotide sequence above comes from Micromonospora sp. NBC_00389. Encoded proteins:
- a CDS encoding branched-chain amino acid aminotransferase, translated to MSGGDKLDFEIRPNPAPVSAADRAALLVNPGFGRVFTDHMVTVRYADGKGWYDARVEARAPIPMDPASAVLHYAQEIFEGLKAYRTAVGGVTMFRPDANAARFATSAQRMAMPALPPEVFVDSLHKLIEVDRDWIPTGEDGSLYLRPFMYASEVFLGVRPANEYLYLVIASPVGAYFTGGVKPVTVWVSPDYTRAAPGGTGAAKCGGNYAASLAAQAEAIEAGCDQVVFLDAVERRFVDELGGMNVFFVYDDDTVVTPPLTGTILPGITRDAIITLAGAAGHRVEERPVTFADWQADAASGRLREVFACGTAAVITPIGGVRFPDGEFLIGGGEPGRVTMALRQQLVDIQRGKAADPQGWVHRVL
- a CDS encoding tyrosine-protein phosphatase, giving the protein MDAIDDNRHISLPATFNFRDVGGYAGHDDRTVRRGRLYRSDSLHRLDEQDQDAFAAIGIRTVIDLRRPQEVDRDGRVPAYPGLTYRHIHPEHADWAGQPHEEGASLARYLADRYADLAQTGTAGLAEAVGLIADSANAPVVVHCVAGKDRTGIVCALTLAVLGVDDADIVSDYALSAEASARYSAWLAATTSGRVDVPAPFLASPAEAMEIFLAELRAGHGSVEGYLRHAGVTEAQLAALRDHLLD